DNA sequence from the Syntrophus gentianae genome:
AGTTCATCCTTGCCCGGCTGCAGATCGGCGAACCGCCCCGCTTCGAAGGGCGGATAGAAGAGCCCCGAGGAAGCCAGGCGGGCGCGGAAGTCCTCCATCGTCGCGAAAAACCGCTCAATCCGGTCGAGTTGCTCGGGGCCGATCCGATCCAGGGCGCGCAACTCATCCATGGTGACCGAGAAATCGGCTATCGTGGTCAGAAAAGAGAGGAGACGCTGGGTGTCCGCCGGGGGAAGAGAGTGCCCCGCTTCCCAGCAGCGCAGGGTATGGAAATGGATGAAGGCTTCATCCTCAGGCACGGCCGTGCGGCCCGAAACTTCTGCGATGCGTCGGGTCCGGTAGTCGTTGAATGAGAGGATGGTTGGGAGGAGACCACCAATCCGGGTATGAATGAGATGATGCAAAAAGTCGCGGCCACGGGCCGTCATCGAAACAACCGTGAATCCACTCATGTCCGGGTAAAAGGCACGAAGCCAGTCGATGAGAGCATCTACGGCCGGATGGAGATCATCCGACAGAGAGTTGGGATCAGGCATAGCAGCAAATTCCTTCCAGGGTTGTGTCAAGGACGACTAATCGTAAGACTTCCATGGTTGAGACGGTGTTTCAATCCATGTTCGGTACTTTAAAGTACCTTCTTAGCGGGTGTGATACTTCTTTTAGGCAGAATCCACACCCACCATAATCAGCATTCAATCCCATCTCAAGCTTGGGGGAAACCGTTCAGTCAAGGTTCTTCATCAATCCTGCCTTGATCTTGAATGGTACTGCAATTGAAGTTCGAGAATGTACGGTCGAATATTGTCAGTGCCATCCATCCAAGTTTAGGAAGAATCCAGCAAGAAAAGAGCAATGTTGATTATTGGCCTCGATTCAAAAGATTTATATGAAAATAGATCCAAGGGATTATTTTCATCCTTCGTTGTGCCTGTTCCAGGCATGGGGGTTAGTTATAAAAACTTCGCAACAGTCAGACTAAGCCAAAAATTAAATGCTTATACAAATTGTCTTTACCGGAAGTTTGCCTTGAGGTCTTCAGCCGTTTGGATAAGCTTTCTTATTTCTACGTCAGTAAAGCTGGCATCTTTAATTAGTCGCAAAAGGATCATGATCTCCGGCTCGCTATGGAGAAAATCAACTATCTCAGGATCACTAGAAGATGCCAGACGGAATAAAACGTCAGGATCAGCAGCAAGAATTTTTGCCATAACCTTTATGATTTCTGGACGGGGAGGACTTTCCTTACCCCGCTCTATTCGGCTGAGATAAGCAGGTGAAATTCCCACCTTGGCCGCTGTTTCGCGTAGACCGAATTTTTGAGCGACTCTCAAATTGCGTATGGTTTCGCCAAAATTTTTCATGGAGTTTATATAAACAAGTGTTTAGTGTTTTGCAACACAAAATTTTTCTGGAGTCCATTCCTATAATTTGTTATGTACTGCAGGCTTATATTGGTAGAGGGTACTTTGAAGGGATAGAGCAGCAGTATCTATACGATCCAAGTTGCTGGTGGAATAATTAACAAAAAAACCTTGTTATCATAAGTTTATATATTGGAGTTAACATATGAGCAGAATGAAACCTGTGCAATCTGAGAATACCATTTCCGCAGGATACACACTCGATTATATCTCTGGTAAACAAGTTAAAGAAACACCCAGAGAAGTGGTACGACAACGAGTTGTTCGTGCTTTGATTCATGAGTATGGCTTTTCTCCTGAAGACATGAGGCTGGATTTCCCTGTCAATGGGCGTAAAAAAGCAGATATTGCCATTTTTCATCATGATAAAGAACATATAGTTGAAAACCTCAGCAGGGCTGTTCTTTGCCGCCAGGAACCCAATGTTGGCAAGAATACCGTGCGCATTCGTGATTTCGATCAGGCCGCCAAGGACCTCGATGAGATCGAAACCATCATGCGCGAGGTCGATGCGGTTCAGTACGGTCTGTGGACCAACGGCCTGGAGTTCTTCTTTGTTGAGAAGGAGCAGAAGCGCTTCGAAACCAAGTGCAACCCCATCGGCGACTGGCCGATGGCCGAAGAGTCGATCGGCACCAAGGAGGTCATCTCCGATGCCCACACCCGCGTCGCCGACAACGAGATGCTCAAGATCACCTTCCGCCGTTGCCACAACTTCATCCATGGCAACGAGGGCATGCCCAAGGATGCCGCCTTCTGGCAGTTCCTTTATCTGATCTTCTGCAAGATGCACGACGAAAACCTGCGTACCAAGCAGCGCCAAGCCTGGCAGTGCCGCTTCTGGGCTGGCCCGAAGGAGCAGTTCGATGCCCAGGGCCGCAAGGCCATCCGCGCACGCATCGAGGGACTCTTCACTGAGGTCAAAAGGCAGTACAAGAACATTTTTCGGGGCAACGAGGAGATCACACTCTCCGATCGGGCACTGGCCTTTATCGTGTCTGAATTGGCCAAGTACGATTTCACCCGCACGGATGTCGATGCCAAGGGCATGGCTTATCAGGAGCTGGTAGGCGTCAATCTGCGCGGCGACCGTGGCCAGTATTTCACTCCCCGGGGCGTAGTGAAGCTGGTGATTGAAATGCTCGACCCCAAGGAGAACGAGACCCTGCTGGACCCGGCTTGCGGTACCGGTGGCTTTCTGGTCGCCTCCCTAGGGCACATGCTGAAGAAGTTTCGGGAAGAGCAAAGCATCCATCCCGGAAACGAGAGCACCTCCGAATTCTTGAATGTCCACGAGCGGCTGAAAGAGTATGCCGCTACCAAGGTGTTCGGGGCCGACTTCGATCCCTTTCTGATCCGCGCCGCCCAAATGAACATGGTGCTGGCAGGAGACGGCGGTGGACATATTTACAACATCAATTCACTGGAGTTTCCCCAGGGCCATCTTTCCGATCTTGAAATCGCCAAGGATGAAATACCCCTCGGATCAATTGACATTCTTGCAACGAATCCTCCATTCGGCTCAGATATCCCGATTACGGACCGAAACATCCTCGAACAGTATGAATTAGCACATGTTTGGGAACGTGACGATGAAGGCGGCTTCCGCAACACTGGAAGACTCCATGGAAGCGTCTCTCCAGAGATCTTGTTTGTGGAGCGGAGCATAAAGTGGATTAAGCCTGGACCCGGCCGTATGGGGATAGTTCTCCCGGACGGAATTCTGGGCAATCCGGCAGCCGAATACATCCGCTGGTGGATCATGCGTGAAACGCAAGTGCTCGCATCCATCGATTTGCCTGTGGAAGCCTTCATCGCCGAGGCCAACGTCAACATCCTCACCAGCCTGCTGTTCCTGCGCCGCAAGGATGATCGAGAGAAGCATCGCGAGGCCCTGAGCAGGGCTGAGGAATACCCGGTCTTCATGGCCGTGGCCGACAAGGTTGGCTTCGACCGCCGTGGCAACAAGCTTTATAAGCGCACCCCGGACGGTGAAGAGATTGTCGCGCCCAAGCAATACACCGAGCGCATTCGCATCGGCGGGCGCTTTGTGGAACGGACCCTGACCCGCAGTGAAAAGATCGAGGACAACGATCTGCCGGTCATCGCTGAGAAATACAGGGAGTTTCTTAGGGAGCACCAGCCATGAAATCAAACGAGCCTAAAAGGCAACCGAGCTTATTTGAAATAACCGTGGTTCCTTTGATTCATGACGTGTTGATGAGGTTTCAACAGCCCTCTGCTAACGAGTTAATCGATATTTGCACAAAAAAACTGGGCAGCGGAATTAGAGAAGAGATCAAAGGTGCAGTGTTGCAACTACTCAATCAAGGGAGCTTACCCAACCAACTAAGACAATACTTACAGAACCTGTTGGACGATGGAAGTCTTGATAGGGCAATGGCCGGTGAGCATGACTGCCAGGATCGCAGAGAAATCGATACCGGAATCGATCAACTGGTTGCAAAGAGCATTGCATACCGTAAATCTGATGCCTTCAGCGAAATCATAACGTTCATGGGAAGGTTCCGGGATTATGCCCCTTACAACAATATGCTTGTTCGTGTCCAAAACCCGAGCTGCGGCTTTTATGCAACAGCTCCTGATTGGGAGTCTCGATTCGACAGAAGAATAAAGGAAGATGCGCGGCCGATGTTAATCCTCGCTCCAATGCATCCGGTAATGTTGGTCTATGACGTTGATCAAACTGAAGGAAAAGATTTGCCTGTCAGCTATAAAGATTTTGCAAAATTCCAAGGGGAGTGGGATGACAAATCGATAGAAAAGCTAACTGAAAACGCAAATCGGCACAAAATACGAATCGATTACAAAACACTCAGCAGTTCGAATGCAGGATTTGCAACTTATGCCAGTCGCGATGACAAGTGGAAAATGCGCATAGCCATTCACGAGGAATTGGATGCACCAAGTCGATTTGGCGTTTTGTGTCATGAACTCGCCCATATCCTTTTAGGGCACCTTGGAGGAGACAAAGACTTGTGGTGGCCGAGCCGAATGAATCTGGATCATCACTCCATGGAGATCGAAGCAGAGGCAACAGCGTTTATAGTGACCCGGCAACTTGGACTGCAAGGAAGCAGCGCCGTATATGTTTCAAGTCATCTTAAGAATGGTGAATCTCTTCCTGAAAGCGTGTCATTAGACAATATTGCTAAAGTATCTGGTAAAATCGGGCAGATGTCGAAAGGGATCATGCCTGAACCCAAGCCTAAAAAGAACAAAGGTGAGCAAAATAAATGAGTGATCAAGACGATATCATTGAAGTTTCGGAGGATGCTGCCGAAGAAAACGGCCCGGACAACTTTTTCATCGACATCCTGACCGGCAACAAGGAGAGCGCCTCGGCCAAGAAGCTGCTGGTGCAGAAGGTTCTGCGCCAGCTCATCGAGAGCTACGGCTTTGACCGGAAGGATATTGAAGTTGATTACAAACATCGCATCAGGGGTGGCAGACCAGCGAAAATAGATATCGCTATCTTCCGTCCAGATTCAGTTCACAACAACGACAACCTGCAGCGGATCATCGTCTGTAAAAACCAGAAGAAGCGTGACAAGCTCCGCTCCATTGCCGAGGCCGACGCCGACCTGCGTGAGCTCAAGGAGCTGCTGGAGCTGATCCCCGGCGCGACGCTGGGCATGTGGACCAACGGTCAAGAGGAGTTCCTGTTCGAGGTGGAGCGCACCCGCTTCGAGGTCCGAGCCAAGCCGCTCGGTGTCTGGCCGGTTCCGGGCGAACGGACCACCAATCTCGACCGCACCGGCGGCGTCATTCAAGTCAGCGCCGAAGCGGAGGATCTGGAAGACGCCTTGATGCGCTGCCGCCAGTATCTGAACCGCAACCTGGGGCTCGATCACAAGGATTCCTTCAAGCAGTTGGCCGTGCTGATGCTGGCCAAGATCCACGACGAGACGCTGCCCACCGGCAAGCGCAAATTCTGGATCAAGGGGGACGAGCCTTTCACCGAGGTGGGCCAACAGGCCATTACCCAGCGCATCAACGAATCCATTGCCGCCGCCAAGGCCTGGCAGCCAAACCTGCTGAGCCGTGGCTGGGATCTGACGCTGGAACCCCACGAGACCGCCCGCGTGGTTATGGAGCTGGCCCGCTATAACTTAAGCGAAACCCAGCCCCGTTACCGCACTGGGGCCTTCCGTGCTGTCGCACGCAGCGTGATGGACGGCCGCGAGGGCCGCTACCCCACGCCACTCAATGTGGCCGAAATGGCGGTGGAGATGCTCGACCCGCAACCCGGCGAACGCATCATGGATTGTTCCAGTGGCACCGGCACTTTCCTGGCCATGGCCGCCGCACACATCTTCAAGAAGAAACTGGCGGCCATGGGCACCACGCCTGAAGAGGCCACCAACGAACAGATCCGCCAGGCGCAAAACGAAACTGCCGCCTGGGCAGCCAGCAATGCCCTGGGCTGCGACATCGATCCCTTCCTGGCCGTGGCCAGCCGCATGAATCTGCTGTTCACCACCGGCAATCCTGGCTGCGTGTTCCGCATCGATGCCCGCACCTTCCCGGACGGCGATCTGGATGGCATAGAAGCCGCACGCACGGCTATGCCGCTGGGCAGCATGGATATGGTTCTGCTCAACCCCTGGTTCTCGACCCAAGACACGGTGAGCGACACCTCCATTCTGGAGCGCTATGACCTGGGCAACAATTGGGAGCGCGACGAGGAAGGCGGATTTCGCAACACCGGCAATCTGAGCGCCGGCGGTGTGCCGCCCGAGGTGCTGTTTATCGAACGCGCTCTGCAATGGGTGAAGCCCGGCACCGGTCGGGTAGGTATCCTGCTACCCGATGGATTGTTGGGCAACCCTGCCCAAGAGGATGTGCGCTGGTGGATTTTGCGGCACTGTGAGGTGTTGGCCAGTGTTGACCTGCCAGAGGAGCCTTTTAAGGTTACTGTGAGTGAATACAAACTGAAACCCGCCTTGCAGAGTTTTCTTGTACTACGTCGCCGCAGCCAAGTAGAGCTAATCAACGTTGAACATCCAGAATGTAAGGTATTTATGGCAGTGGTAGATCGGGCTGGCGTGGATTCTCGAGGAAAACTTTTATTCAAACGAGCTCCGGATGGCGAGGAATTGATATTTGAGGATGAGATTGTTGAAAGGGTTCGCCAAGGCGGTGAAGTAAAAGTCCGCCGCACCTTGCGTCCAAGCCGACGCATAGACGATGAACTGCCAATAGTTGCCGAGAAATTTCGCGAATACCTACGAACAGGTGAGGTGCCTGTATGATAGTTAAAACAATTCCCAGCACCTGGTTGATTGAGGAGGAACATAGGCTTGATTGTGGCCCGTTCGTGAAGGGCAGCATGGAAGCGAGAAAAATCCTTGAGCACTTAAACTGTAAGAAGGACTTGTTAGTTGAAGTAACTAAAGATGGTATCGGCGGAATGTATCATGTCGGCCAAGACAAGATAATGCGGG
Encoded proteins:
- a CDS encoding helix-turn-helix domain-containing protein, whose translation is MKNFGETIRNLRVAQKFGLRETAAKVGISPAYLSRIERGKESPPRPEIIKVMAKILAADPDVLFRLASSSDPEIVDFLHSEPEIMILLRLIKDASFTDVEIRKLIQTAEDLKANFR
- the mads2 gene encoding methylation-associated defense system DNA methyltransferase MAD2, yielding MSRMKPVQSENTISAGYTLDYISGKQVKETPREVVRQRVVRALIHEYGFSPEDMRLDFPVNGRKKADIAIFHHDKEHIVENLSRAVLCRQEPNVGKNTVRIRDFDQAAKDLDEIETIMREVDAVQYGLWTNGLEFFFVEKEQKRFETKCNPIGDWPMAEESIGTKEVISDAHTRVADNEMLKITFRRCHNFIHGNEGMPKDAAFWQFLYLIFCKMHDENLRTKQRQAWQCRFWAGPKEQFDAQGRKAIRARIEGLFTEVKRQYKNIFRGNEEITLSDRALAFIVSELAKYDFTRTDVDAKGMAYQELVGVNLRGDRGQYFTPRGVVKLVIEMLDPKENETLLDPACGTGGFLVASLGHMLKKFREEQSIHPGNESTSEFLNVHERLKEYAATKVFGADFDPFLIRAAQMNMVLAGDGGGHIYNINSLEFPQGHLSDLEIAKDEIPLGSIDILATNPPFGSDIPITDRNILEQYELAHVWERDDEGGFRNTGRLHGSVSPEILFVERSIKWIKPGPGRMGIVLPDGILGNPAAEYIRWWIMRETQVLASIDLPVEAFIAEANVNILTSLLFLRRKDDREKHREALSRAEEYPVFMAVADKVGFDRRGNKLYKRTPDGEEIVAPKQYTERIRIGGRFVERTLTRSEKIEDNDLPVIAEKYREFLREHQP
- a CDS encoding ImmA/IrrE family metallo-endopeptidase, with the protein product MKSNEPKRQPSLFEITVVPLIHDVLMRFQQPSANELIDICTKKLGSGIREEIKGAVLQLLNQGSLPNQLRQYLQNLLDDGSLDRAMAGEHDCQDRREIDTGIDQLVAKSIAYRKSDAFSEIITFMGRFRDYAPYNNMLVRVQNPSCGFYATAPDWESRFDRRIKEDARPMLILAPMHPVMLVYDVDQTEGKDLPVSYKDFAKFQGEWDDKSIEKLTENANRHKIRIDYKTLSSSNAGFATYASRDDKWKMRIAIHEELDAPSRFGVLCHELAHILLGHLGGDKDLWWPSRMNLDHHSMEIEAEATAFIVTRQLGLQGSSAVYVSSHLKNGESLPESVSLDNIAKVSGKIGQMSKGIMPEPKPKKNKGEQNK
- the mads2 gene encoding methylation-associated defense system DNA methyltransferase MAD2, which gives rise to MSDQDDIIEVSEDAAEENGPDNFFIDILTGNKESASAKKLLVQKVLRQLIESYGFDRKDIEVDYKHRIRGGRPAKIDIAIFRPDSVHNNDNLQRIIVCKNQKKRDKLRSIAEADADLRELKELLELIPGATLGMWTNGQEEFLFEVERTRFEVRAKPLGVWPVPGERTTNLDRTGGVIQVSAEAEDLEDALMRCRQYLNRNLGLDHKDSFKQLAVLMLAKIHDETLPTGKRKFWIKGDEPFTEVGQQAITQRINESIAAAKAWQPNLLSRGWDLTLEPHETARVVMELARYNLSETQPRYRTGAFRAVARSVMDGREGRYPTPLNVAEMAVEMLDPQPGERIMDCSSGTGTFLAMAAAHIFKKKLAAMGTTPEEATNEQIRQAQNETAAWAASNALGCDIDPFLAVASRMNLLFTTGNPGCVFRIDARTFPDGDLDGIEAARTAMPLGSMDMVLLNPWFSTQDTVSDTSILERYDLGNNWERDEEGGFRNTGNLSAGGVPPEVLFIERALQWVKPGTGRVGILLPDGLLGNPAQEDVRWWILRHCEVLASVDLPEEPFKVTVSEYKLKPALQSFLVLRRRSQVELINVEHPECKVFMAVVDRAGVDSRGKLLFKRAPDGEELIFEDEIVERVRQGGEVKVRRTLRPSRRIDDELPIVAEKFREYLRTGEVPV